A section of the Bryobacteraceae bacterium genome encodes:
- a CDS encoding multidrug transporter AcrB — protein sequence MQNEKPRYGLAGRMAHGWINSKLTPLFIIASLLVGAFSVLMLPREEEPQIIVPMIDVMVAMPGASAKEVEERVTRPMEKLLWEIPGVEYIYSTTSPGMAMAIVRFYVGQNEEDAIVRLNQKLHANYDLIPPGASQPLMKPRSIDDVPILALTFHSARYNDFELRRIVAQVHDEVKQVPDVSEVKIIGGQRRVLKVTLDEARLAAYHLAPLQVIGALGMSNQKLPAGTVAADNVETVLEAGGWIRNAEEAGSLVVGVSQGRPVYLRDVARVEDTGEDPVQYVQFARGGRFEPAVTLSVAKRKGTNAITIARQVLERVEGMKGRIIPPDVEVDITRHYGETAEEKSDELLFHMGIAVVSVTLLIALVLGWRESLIVFIAIPVTLALTLTVFYLYGYTLNRITLFALIFSIGILVDDAIVVVENIVRHVRMPHNAGRPVADVAVEAVDEVGNPTILATLTVIAAILPMAFVRGLMGPYMRPIPIGSSAAMVFSLIVAFLVTPWAAIRILKKQEGHGHEHVEDRLTVLYRKAMDRLIHVPLFRYGFLALVTVLLLGSLSLFYIEFVKVKMLPFDNKSEFQVIIDMPEGTTLEETARVTRELAEAVFEQPEVVNVQTYVGTAAPYNFNGLVRHYFLRRGSNVADIQVNLVGKKERELQSHDIAKQVRERLTPIARKYAARIKVAEVPPGPPVLQTLVAEVYGPTAEGREKLAREILRLFDTTPGVVDADWYVEDPQPRQIWHVDREKAALNGVSVEDVAKTMMAASSGFTAGLLHVEEAKEDVPIVVRLDRATRSDLERLKSLKVMGRTGNLVPLGEIVRVEETTSEKNIYHKNLMPVTYVTADVAGVMESPVYAILALGPKIAKLDIGQGYEIEQYAARQPGDETKYAMKWDGEWHITYEVFRDLGLAFAAVLVLIYVLVVGWFESFLTPVIIMAAIPFSLVGILPAHGLLNAFFTATSMIGFIAGAGIVVRNSIILVDFIELRLKEGMPLDQAVIDAGAVRFRPMMLTAAAVVVGSAVILFDPIFQGLAIALMAGEVASLLLSRVTVPIVYYIFNRGRHE from the coding sequence ATGGCGCACGGCTGGATCAATTCGAAACTGACGCCGCTGTTCATCATCGCCTCGCTGCTGGTGGGCGCCTTTTCGGTGCTGATGCTGCCGCGCGAGGAGGAGCCGCAGATCATCGTTCCGATGATCGACGTGATGGTGGCGATGCCGGGCGCGAGCGCGAAGGAGGTGGAAGAGCGCGTCACGCGTCCGATGGAGAAGCTGCTGTGGGAGATTCCGGGGGTCGAGTACATTTACTCGACGACGTCGCCGGGCATGGCGATGGCGATCGTGCGCTTCTACGTGGGGCAGAACGAGGAAGACGCGATCGTGCGGCTGAACCAGAAGCTGCACGCCAACTATGATCTGATCCCGCCGGGGGCGAGCCAGCCGCTGATGAAGCCGCGCTCGATCGACGATGTGCCGATCCTGGCGCTGACGTTCCATTCGGCGCGCTACAACGATTTCGAGCTGCGCCGCATTGTGGCGCAGGTGCACGACGAAGTGAAGCAGGTGCCCGACGTGAGCGAGGTGAAAATCATTGGCGGGCAGCGCCGGGTGCTGAAGGTGACGCTGGACGAGGCGCGGCTGGCGGCCTACCATCTGGCGCCGCTTCAGGTGATTGGCGCGCTGGGGATGTCCAACCAGAAGCTGCCGGCGGGCACGGTGGCGGCCGACAACGTGGAGACGGTGCTCGAGGCGGGCGGCTGGATCCGAAACGCCGAGGAGGCGGGCAGCCTGGTGGTGGGCGTGTCGCAGGGCAGGCCGGTGTATCTGCGCGACGTGGCGCGTGTGGAAGACACGGGCGAGGATCCGGTGCAGTATGTGCAGTTCGCGCGCGGGGGGCGGTTCGAGCCGGCGGTGACGCTGTCAGTGGCCAAGCGCAAGGGGACGAACGCGATCACGATTGCGCGGCAGGTGCTGGAGCGGGTGGAGGGGATGAAGGGGCGGATCATTCCGCCGGACGTCGAGGTGGACATCACGCGCCACTATGGCGAGACGGCCGAGGAGAAGTCCGACGAGCTGCTCTTCCACATGGGCATTGCGGTGGTGAGCGTGACGCTGCTGATCGCGCTGGTGCTGGGGTGGCGCGAGTCGCTGATCGTCTTCATCGCGATTCCGGTGACGCTGGCGCTGACGCTGACGGTGTTCTACCTGTACGGGTACACGCTGAACCGGATCACGCTGTTTGCGTTGATCTTTTCGATCGGCATTCTGGTGGACGACGCGATCGTCGTGGTGGAAAACATCGTGCGCCACGTGCGGATGCCGCACAATGCAGGCCGGCCGGTGGCCGACGTGGCGGTGGAAGCGGTGGACGAGGTGGGCAACCCGACGATCCTGGCGACGCTGACGGTGATTGCGGCGATTCTGCCGATGGCGTTCGTGCGCGGGCTGATGGGGCCGTACATGCGGCCGATTCCGATCGGGTCGAGCGCGGCGATGGTGTTCTCGCTGATCGTGGCCTTTCTGGTGACGCCGTGGGCGGCGATCCGGATCCTGAAGAAGCAGGAAGGCCACGGGCACGAGCACGTGGAGGACCGGCTGACGGTGCTGTACCGGAAGGCGATGGACCGGCTGATCCACGTGCCGCTGTTCCGGTATGGATTTCTGGCGCTGGTGACGGTGCTGCTGCTCGGGTCGCTGTCGCTGTTCTACATCGAGTTTGTGAAGGTGAAGATGCTGCCCTTCGACAACAAGAGCGAGTTCCAGGTGATCATCGACATGCCGGAGGGCACGACGCTTGAGGAGACGGCGCGGGTGACGCGGGAGCTGGCCGAGGCGGTGTTCGAGCAGCCGGAAGTGGTGAACGTGCAGACGTATGTGGGCACGGCGGCGCCGTACAACTTCAACGGGCTGGTGCGGCACTACTTCCTGCGGCGCGGATCGAACGTGGCCGACATCCAGGTGAACCTCGTCGGCAAGAAGGAGCGGGAGCTGCAAAGCCACGACATCGCCAAGCAGGTGAGAGAGCGGCTGACGCCGATCGCGCGAAAGTACGCGGCGCGGATCAAGGTGGCCGAGGTGCCGCCCGGGCCGCCGGTGCTACAGACGCTGGTGGCGGAGGTGTACGGGCCGACGGCCGAAGGCCGCGAGAAGCTGGCGCGGGAGATTTTGCGGCTGTTTGACACGACGCCGGGCGTGGTGGACGCCGACTGGTACGTGGAGGACCCGCAGCCGCGGCAGATCTGGCACGTGGACCGGGAGAAGGCGGCGCTGAACGGCGTCTCGGTGGAGGACGTGGCCAAGACGATGATGGCGGCCTCGTCGGGCTTCACCGCCGGGCTGCTGCATGTGGAAGAGGCCAAGGAAGACGTGCCGATCGTGGTGCGGCTGGACCGGGCCACGCGCAGCGACCTGGAGCGGCTGAAGAGCCTGAAGGTGATGGGGCGCACGGGCAATCTGGTGCCGCTCGGCGAGATCGTGCGCGTGGAGGAGACGACGAGCGAGAAGAACATCTACCACAAGAACCTGATGCCGGTGACGTATGTGACCGCCGACGTGGCGGGCGTGATGGAGAGCCCGGTGTACGCGATTCTGGCGCTGGGGCCGAAGATCGCGAAGCTGGACATCGGGCAGGGCTATGAGATCGAGCAGTACGCAGCGCGCCAGCCGGGCGACGAGACGAAGTATGCGATGAAGTGGGACGGCGAGTGGCACATCACCTACGAGGTGTTCCGCGACCTGGGCCTGGCCTTCGCCGCGGTGCTGGTGCTGATCTACGTTCTGGTGGTCGGCTGGTTTGAAAGCTTCCTGACGCCGGTCATCATCATGGCGGCGATTCCGTTCTCGCTGGTGGGCATTCTGCCGGCGCACGGGCTGCTGAACGCGTTTTTCACGGCGACGTCGATGATCGGCTTCATTGCCGGGGCGGGGATTGTGGTGCGCAACAGCATCATCCTGGTGGACTTCATCGAGCTGCGGCTGAAGGAGGGCATGCCGCTGGATCAGGCGGTGATCGACGCCGGGGCGGTGCGCTTCCGGCCGATGATGCTGACGGCGGCGGCGGTGGTGGTGGGCAGCGCGGTGATCCTGTTCGACCCGATCTTTCAGGGGCTGGCGATTGCGCTGATGGCGGGCGAGGTGGCCTCGCTGCTGCTGTCGCGCGTCACGGTGCCGATCGTTTACTACATCTTCAACAGAGGGAGGCATGAGTGA